DNA sequence from the Nocardia sp. BMG111209 genome:
TGGCGGTCTGCGCGGTGACCGCCAGTTCGGCCAGATGTACTCGAGCCAGGGCTATGTTACAGAGCAGCGACGGGAGGAGTCTCCCGAGAGTGCAATCACCACCGGCTGCCTCCTCGAGTCGGATTCACCTTCACTGTGCCTTTGGTGTGGACGAGGAATTTACCACCGGAACCGCCGCCGGACCGGATCAGGAGTGGGCCGGATGCGGGGCATCGGAGATGATGCCCTCGGCCCACAATGTCGTCCACTGTGTCGTGGTCGTTCCCTTGTCGTCGACCACAAAGGTGTTGTACATCGCGTGCACCGGATTACCGGCCGCGCGCACCAGTGACAGCACGCTCGGGATGAGGTTCACCGGGGTCAGCGCCTGCCGCGGCGCGTCACAGATCAGGTCGCCGGGGGCGCAGACGGTGAAGGTCCGATCGGCCACCGCGCCGAAGCCCGCGCGCGGGCCGGTCATGGTGATCCCCGGCACATTGAGGCCCTTCAGGGCCACCTCCGCACCCACTCCGGGCGGTGCGGCGCCGACCTCGGTCGCCTGGCCGGGCCCGATATCGCGGCGGCCGTCGGCGATCAGCATCACGCCGAGCACCAGATCCGCGGGCACCGGCCCGCGGTTGGCGCCGATCTGGGCCGCGAGATCACCGGCGATCACCGCACCCTGGGAGAAACCGACGATCACATAACTGGTCAGCGGGCAGGTCCGGTTCATCTGGGCCAGTTCGTCCTGGGCCCGCTGGGCGCCCTCGGACCGGCTGTTGTTGTAGGACTGCTGACCGTCCGGCGGCAGTGCGACCGGATTGGAGAATTGGGCCACGTACGGCACGGTATAGATATCCAACCGGCTCTGCGGGAACTGCGCGCGCACCGGAGTGGTGACATTGCGCAGCAGCGCCAGCGGATTGGCCACCGGATTGTGCGGATCGTCGTCGCTGCGCGACTCCCAGGTGCCTGGAATGGACAGTAACTGCACATCCGGGCAACTGGCCGGTTGGCTGGTGGGCCGCTTCGGTCCCGGCGGGGTGGGCCCCGGCGGCCGCAACCGCCCGGCCAGCAGGTACCACAGCAGCAGCACCACGATCACGATGATCGCGACGGCCGCCAGCGCGATCAGGCACCCCATGCCGCGGCGGCGGGACTGCGGTCCACGCTGCGGATATCCGGGACGGCGCACGGTCACTTGTCGCAGTAGGTCGCGCCGGCGACGTCGATGTAGATCTTCCCGGCCTGCTCCACCGGCATCTTCTGCTGATCGAAGGACGGATCGGCGCCGGCCATGGCGTTGACGTAGGTGGTCAGCTCCGAATCGGAGGCGCCGGCGGCCTTGCTCTGGCAGATGTACTGGGCCGTGGTCAGCGCGATGTCGGGGCTGGACGGATGTACCCCGCGCTTGTTCAGCTCGTCCAGGAACGCCTGATCCTTACCGGCCAGCGGGGCATCGGTGGTCGGCTGCGCGGGCTGCGGCCGCTCGGCGACGGCCGACGTGGTGGTCGGCGCCGGGGCCGGCGGCTGCTGCTGCGCGGAGGGCTGCTCGGCGACCGCGCTGGTGGACGACGGTGCGGCGGTCGTGGTCGAGGTCTTCAGCGTCGGCGTGCTCGAGGCGGTCGAGTCGTTGTGACCGCAGGCGGTGAGGTAGAACACGGGAACCAGTGCCAGGGCGGCGCAGGCCGCTGTTGCCTTACCACGAATCCGGAGCATGAATGCGGGTCCTCGATCTGTTTTCGGGATAGGTCGTCACCCAGGCTAACGGCAACGCGCGCGATCAGGGCACGGCAAGGACGAACCTCATGCAGTTCTCAGACCGAAACCCGCGACCGGGCCGGTTCGCCGCCGACCGCCGCGATCCCGCATCTCAGACGCCGTGCACCTCGGCGCGACCGTCGTGGACGACCACGAATCCGGTCTGGAAGTTCTGCTGGATCCCGCCGGGAATCGCGAACTCGTCGCTGATCGGGAACCCCAGCCGGCCGTTCTCGAAGCCCTGCTGACCCCAGGCCTCCATGATCGGGCCGTTGCGCACCGCCCAGGCGCCGGACAGCGGACTCCAGTAGATGTTGCCGCCCTCGAACCGGCTGAACCGGCCGGCGTCCTTGAGCGGTTCCTCCCCCGCGGTCGGGAAGCCCAGCGGGCCGCCCTCGAAGCCCAGCTGCGCGTATTTGCCGAGGACCAGCCCCTGCACCCGATGCGCGCCGGATTTCTCGCCGGCGAAGATGGGCCCGTTCTCGAAGCCCTGCACCACACCGTCCCGGCTGGGGGTGCGCGCCTCCGGACCGGTGGGATAACCGGCCGGGCCGCGCTCGTAGCCCTCCCGGCCCCAGGCGTCGAGGATGGCGCCGCGTACGGCCTGCGCGCCGGTGCGGGGACTCCAGTAGACGGTGCCGCCGCGGAATTCCTGCATCCGGCCGACCCCGTCGGGCAGCGGAACCTCGTCGCCGACGGGCAGGCCGAGCGGACCGCCCGGTCCGACCGCGCCCTCGTAGCTGCCGCCGATCATGCCGCCCACCGGATGCGCGCCACCGAGCGGCGACCAGATCACCCGGCCGCCGTGGAAGTCCTGGGCGACGCCGCCGGTCACCGGATATTCGCCGGTGACACAGTCGCCGAGCCAGCCGGTGGACTGCGCCACCGCGGCGATATCGCCGCCGACCCCGCAGTCGGAGCGGTCGGAGTCCACGCCCAGCGCGGCGGCCGCCTGCGGCCAGGACTGCCGCATCTCGAAATCCCAGTACGGCCACGAATGTGTTCCGGACTGACGGTATTCGACCGTGACCGGAATCTGTAGCTGGCCGAGTTTGGTGATGAAATTCTGACTGGTCAGCCGGGACAGTATCTCCAGTCCCATACCGGTGTAATTCGTACTGACCAGCGGAATATCGGACGGGCTGTCGAAGGTGCCGGTGGTACCGCTGCCGGCGGAAATGTAGAGGCTCGTGCCCTTCAGCTTCTCGGCCAGGTTGTACGGGTCGTGCGCGGCCCATTCGTCGCTGGTCGGCGGGCCCCACATCGAGTTGGCGTCGAATCCGCCCGCATCGCGCATGGCGTAGGTGATCGCCTGCGGCATGCCCAGCGTGGTGGTGGTGAGGTAGCCCGAGTACGCGGAGGCGAACCGGGCGAAGCCCGGATTGCGGCCGGCCAGGAACATCGCCGCCGTGCCGCCCATCGAAATACCTTCCAGGCCACGGACATCCGTGGCCCGCCACTGACCCTCCAGCAGCGGCGGGAGCTCCCTGGTGAGGAAGGTCTCCCACTTGTAGTTGTGGCCGTTGTCCGGCTCGAGCCAGTCGGAGTAGAAGCTGGACTCGCCGCCGACCGGCAGCACCACCGTGACGTTCTTGTCGGCGAAGAAGTCCTGCGCGCCGGCCTGTTTGGTCCAGCCGTTCTCGTCGTCGGTGGCCCGCAGCCCGTCGAGCAGGTACATGACCGGGAATCGCGCCTCGGGGTGGGTGTTCCAGTCCCGGGCGAGCAGCAGTTGCACCTGTACCGGAGCGCCCATCGAGGGCGAGTTGATCCACAGCGCGACGCGGCGGTCGCTGAGCCAGATCGCCTGCTGCACAACGGCGGCGGGCGCCGGGATCGCGGCCTGCTGGGCCGCGGCCGGTACCGCGACGACACCGGCGGTCAGCGGTAGCAGTGCGGCGGCGGCCAGCACCGCGCCCCGCCGAACGCCACGGAACATCCTCCCCGCATCATTTCGCGCTGCTGCCACGACCATGTTTCTACCGTCATGCCGGTGGGTAGCCAGGTAGGACGCGCGGAGTAATGCAATCGATTCCGGGCAGTTCCCGGACATTTCGCCACAATGCCCGGAAATAACTGAACGGTATTGCACGGTTCCGAAACGCCACTGCCCCCGGCGGGATGCCGGGGGCAGTGGGTGATTCGTAGCGTTCGCCGTATGCGGCGCCGCGATTTATCCGGCGCTGGCGCCGAGAGCCGCCAGGATACCCGGGCGGGACTTACCCAGCTCGTCCTGCCAGTACAGCCAGGAGTGGGTGCCGACCGCCGGGAAATCGTAGGTGGCCGGGATATGCAGCGAATTCAGCCGCGCCTGGAAGGCCCGGGTGCTGACCATCGAGATGGCCTCGATGCCCATCGCGGTACCGGTGTTGAACACGCCCACCGCGCTGTTCGGGTGGTCGTACTGACCCGGCAGACCGCTGGAGGCCGAGATGTACATCGGCAGGCCGCGCAGCTGCGGGGCGAACACCATCGGGTCCATCTTCAGCCACTGCGGGCTCCACGGCACCGCCAGGGCGTCGCAGTTGAACCGGCCGGCGTCGAGCATCATCGCGCGGATGGCCTCACGCATGCCCGGGGCGTTCCAGTTCAGCGGACCCGAGAAGGAGGCCGCGTACTTGAACTGGTCGCGATGGAAACCGGCCAGCCGCAGCGCGGCGGGACCACTCATCGACAGACCGGCGACGGCCCAGTTCTTCTGCGAGACACCGTAGTTGTTGGCCAGGTAGCCGGGCAGCTCCTGGGTCAGGAACGTCTCCCACTTGTACGTGAACTTCTGGCCGTTGGTGTTGCTCGGCGAGGCCCAGTCGGCGTACCAGCTGGACTGACCGCCGACCGGCATCACCAGGGTGACGTCGTCGTTGGCGAACTGGTCCTGCGCGTTGGTCTCGAACGACCAGGCGTTCTTGTCGTCCCGGGCGCGCAGGCCGTCGAGCAGCAGCAGCGCGGAGCTGCCGCCGTTCTTCGCCCACTGCACCTGGACCTTGACCGGACCCATGACCGACGGAACCATCAGTTCGTCGTAGCCACCGGCCGGAGTGCGATGTACGGAATTGACCACCGGGCTGGCCAGTGCGACCGCCGGGGTAGCCGCGGCTGCCGCGAGCGGGACAGCCACGGTTGCGGCCCCCACAGCGAGAAGTCGTGTGCGCCAACCGGACCGAGCTTCTCGCCGACGCGACCGGAGACTCTCAGTCGCGAGCGCCGAATCCGCAGCCGGCGCGGCGGACCTGCCGAAACGCATGGATACTGCTCTCTTTCTTCTGCTGTGTCTGCTGTTGTAGTCGCTGCCGTTGGCGCAGTGGCCGGGCCGCCACCTACGAACTGGTCACACTTGCGCTTGCTGGACGATATTCGACCGCCCAATCGTTAGCAAGACGGTATCGGTCGGCTGACCGAAATCCGCCCGTGCACCTTTCGTAATCGTGTAGTGACCTTACCGCGTCCGCCCGATGATGTCGCGCCGTCGAAAGCTGTGAATCGGCAGCGTTTTTCACGTTCGGCTGTCCACATATGGACAACCAGCAGGCGACGGGATGCGGTGCTGTGATGTTTCGTCGCACCGCACCAGCGCACTGCTGGTTGTCCGTTGTGTCCCTCTCGAATACTAGAGGTGTTCGCTCAGATCGGGCAGCATCTTGACGACCTCGTCCGTCCAGTAGTGCCAGCTGTGCACGCCGACCGCGGTGTAGTCGAAGGTCGCGTTGCCGGGACCGGAACCGTCCCAGCTGGCCTGGAAGGCCCGGGTGTTACCGAGCGCGATGGCCTCCAGCACCTGCGCGTTGACCAGATGGAAGGCGTCCATCGGCTGGTTGATCTGGTCACGCGGGCCCGGAATGCCGTTACCCGAGGAGACCCACAGCCGGGTCCCGTTGGCCCGCAACAGATTGACCTCGTGGGTGGGATCGTTGCGCGTCCAGCGCGGATCCCAGGGGAAACCCCACATCGCGTCGATGTTGTAGCCGCCCGCGTCCAGCATCGCCAGCCGCAACGCCTCGCGCATACCGATCCCGGACAGATTCAGATAGCCCGAATACGCCGCGGCGTATTTGAACTGTTCCGGGTGATAGGCCGCCATCGTCATGGCAGCGGACCCGCCCATCGACAAACCCATGATGGCGTTGCCGACCGGGCTGAATCCGAGCCGATCCCGCAGCGCGCCCGGCAGATCCTGGGTCAGGAACGTCTCCCAGGTGTAGGCCTTCGCCTGACCGTTGGTGTTACTGGCCGCCGCCCAGTCGGTGTAGAAACTGGACTGGCCGCCCACCGGCATCACGATGTTGATGTTGTACTGCGAGACCAGCCGGGGCACATCGGTATCGATCTCCCAGCCCGACAGGTCGTCGCGGGCCCGCAGGCCGTCCAGCGCGTACAGCACCCGGCTGGTGTTGCCGTCCGCGGCCCGGAAGATCCGGGACTTGATCTGACCCATGCCGGAGTCCACCCAGAAATCGAAGCCGTCCTGGTTGAACGCCGCCTTCGTCACCGGCGCACCACCGATCGCCAGGACGGCCGGCAGCGCCACGGCCAGCGCGAATCCCGCGAGCCCGCGCACGAGTCGCCGGACCCGGCCACCATTTCCGCCGCCGGGCCTTCGTTCCCTTTCGCCCTCGGCGGCAACCCTTTCGCGTATCCAACGAACCCGCATCGACTCGACCTTTCGCCCGTGCGATCACGCGGTGACCGCAACCCAAGTGCTTGACGATCGACTCTCGACACCGAAGGCTTCCCGTGGTGACGAAGGTTTCGGCGTTGTGACTTACCGGCTCTTCTATAGGCAGACCACCCTGTCCGATTCAGGGGGAAACACCCTCCTTTATCGAACCGTGACGTAAACCTGGTATTTGCCGGACCGTCACGTCGCATAAAAAGGACTCGGCCCGGGAAACGAGTTCCCGGGCCGAGTCCGTCGATCGTGGCCGAAGGTCAGCCGATATTCGCCGAGAGATCGGGCAGCATCCGATTCACTTCGCTCTCCCAGTACCGCCAGTTGTGGACGCCGATGTTCGGGAAGTCGTAGGTCACGTTGTCCGCGCCCAGCGTCACCATGCGCACCTGGAACGCCCGGGTGTTGGCCAGGGCCAGGCCTTCCAGGCCCATGGCGTTGACGGTGGCGAAGTTCGCCCCGTCCGCGACGCCGGGCAGACCGCTGCCCGCGGAGATCCACAGGCGGGTGTTGTTGGTCTTCAACCGGGGGGCGAAGACGAACGGATCCATCCGCAGCCACTGCGGACCCCACGGCGGCGCCATCGAGTCGATGTTGTAGCCACCGGCGTCGATCATGGCCGCGCGCAACGCCTCCCGCATACCCGGCGCCGACACGTTGAGGTATCCCGAGTACGAACCGGCGTAGCTGAACTGTTCCGGATGGTAGGCGGCCAGCGTCACCGCGGCGCTGCCGCCCATGGACAGGCCGAAGACGCCGTTGCGGGAGGTACTGAACCCCAGCCGGTCCCGCAGCGCGTTGCGCAGGTCGCGGGTGATGAAGGATTCCCAGTCGTACCGGTAGCTCTTACCCGGGCCGCCCGCGAGCACCTGCAGGCCGCCGGAACCCGAGGAGGATCCCGAGGCCGAGCCGGACGAGCCGCTCACCGGCGGCAGGCCCAGGAACGAGCTGGCCGCGTTCCAGTCCGCGTAGAAGCTGGACTGACCGCCGACCGGCATCACGACGTTGATGTTGGCGGCGGTGAGCTGCGCCGCGACATTGGTCTCGATCTCCCAGCCGTTGAGGTCGTCGCGGGCCCGCATACCGTCCAGGGCGTACACGACCCGGCTGGTGTTGCCGTCCGCCGCGCGGAAGATCCGCGACTTGATCGGACCCATCACCGGCGAGTCGACCCAGAAGTCCATGGCGGACGGATCGAACGCGGCCGACGCCGTCCCGGCGCCGCCCACCGCGAGGCTCATCGGCAACAGTGCCGCCAACGCCAGGCCGAGTACCGCTCTGGTCAACCGGGCGGCACGCCGGCCCGGGCTGCTGTGCCGCGCCCGGAAAACAGTCACCCCACGCATAGTTCGATCGGCCTTTCCGTTGTACGGACGAGCGAACCCGGCCGCTGCTACGTCACGACCGCCGGACCGGATGTGGGACACGCGCTTCCGACGGATGTCTCCCGGCAGCTTATCGTCCGGGGACCATCGCGGTGTTACCCCGCCGAGACCGCTCGGATAAGCGTCCAGGTTCAGTTAATTCGGAGCGACCGGGGTGGTCGGATCGACCAGACCACAGCGCTGGATCTCGTACTTGGGTACCCGGTCGATCCGGTATTTCGCGAAATGCAGCGCCTGCTCCACGTTGTGGCGGAATCTGGACGCGGTCAACGGCCCTCGCGAGGAGGCCAGCAACGCCTGGGTGTCCGGGCACGTCAACGCGGTGCGGGCCTGCTTGACCCACTTCTCGTCCAGGAACCACGGCATCCAGGGATGCTGGCCGACCGCGCCGGCGTCGACGATCACCCAGTCCGAATACAGGTTCTTGTCGTGCCCGATCCGGCCGTCGCTGAGCCGATCGGTGTGCGCGGCAAGCGGATACGCGAGGCCCTCCTGATCGATGACCCGGACGTCCAGCGGGACGTTCATGCTGGTCATCCCGAGGTTCAGGAAGTAGACCGTATGCCCGGCGCCGCCGTCGGGAATCGGCAGTGGCGGCGGTGCGACGTACCACATCATGTACGACGGCGAACTCAGCAGCAGGCCGCCGTCGGGCGTGGCGGCGATGTCCTGCACCATCGCCCGCATCCGCGGATAGTCGAGATAGTCCTCGGCCAGCACCGGATGCTGATGAGAACTGTTGAGCACGTAGTAGATCCGCTCGTCGACGATGCCGGTCGAGCTGATGTTGGCGCCGGAGTTGTTGCCGGTGCTGTCGGTGACGAAGACCGACCAGCCGACGACGGCGAGCCAGACCACCGCGGTACCCGCCGCGAGCCAGGTCGCCGCACGGCCCGCGGGTTTCGCGGCGGGCCGCCCGTCCGATTCGGCGGGTGCGGCCGATCGCCGGACCGGTACCCGCACCGGCAGCACCGCGACCGGCAGCAGCAGGCAGAACAACTGCGGCAGCAACATCCGGCCGTGCATGAAGTCGCCGCCGACGCGCAGTTCGAACACCACCAGCGCCAGCCCGGCGACCAGCACCAGCGCGACCACGACGGCCGGCGTGCGCAGCCGATCGCGGCGCTGCCACATCCGGGCCGCGCGGGGGCCGAGACCGGTGGGCCGGGCGGACTCCGCCGCGGTGCCGGCGGCCGGGCGGACCCGGGCCGGACGCCGGCTCAGCACGGCGGCCACCAGGAGCAGCAGCACCGGCAGCCACAGCAGATACGGTCCGGTCAGATCCCACAGGTAGGTGAAACCCTGACCCCACTTCGCACCGCCGGCCTCCTTGGCCACGGCCGTATTCGGATAGGGCAGACCGTAATAGCCCATCCGGAAGATCTGGTACAGGCCCGGCACCAGGCAACCGGCCACCAGGATCGCGCACCGCAGCACGATCGGCTTCAGCCGGCTCGCGGGCATCGGGGCGAGGAAGATCAGCAGACCGGCGAGGCCGCCGACGATGATCATCTCCGGCCGGATCAGCCAGGACAGCCCGGCGACGAAGGCGATCGTCAGCATCAGGCCGGTACTCGCGCGTTCGGTGCGGCTCCAGCGGATCAGCAGCCACCAGAGCAGGCCGAGCCAGCAGATCACCAGGCAGTTCTCCAGGCCCGAGGTGGCGTAGTCGCGGGCCGGCGGCACCGCGATGTACACCGCCGCGCCCGCGGGCAGCAGCAGTACCGGCGTACCGGCCCGCTGCGGGGTGGTCCAGGGCCGGCCCCACAGCCGTGCGGCGCCGAGCATGGCGAGCACGATCGCGAGCACCGAGAGGCTCAGCGCCACGGCGAGGCTGACGTACTCCAGCCGGGCGTGGGTGATCCAGGCGAAGAACCAGATCACGTAGGTCCAGGCGGCGCTGGTGTTGGTCTCCACCCGCTCGCCCTCGTTGAACACCGGCCCGTATCCGGCCAGCAGATTGCGCACGGTGCGCAACACGATCAGTCCGTCGTCGGCGATCCATCGGCGCTGCCAGGCGCCGAGCGCGAAGAGGACCGCGGTGAGCACTACCCCACCGACGAAGACGGTCCGGGACACCAGAGCCGATCGCCTCTGAGCGCGGGTGGCCGGGCCGGCGGCACCCGCC
Encoded proteins:
- a CDS encoding cutinase family protein → MGCLIALAAVAIIVIVVLLLWYLLAGRLRPPGPTPPGPKRPTSQPASCPDVQLLSIPGTWESRSDDDPHNPVANPLALLRNVTTPVRAQFPQSRLDIYTVPYVAQFSNPVALPPDGQQSYNNSRSEGAQRAQDELAQMNRTCPLTSYVIVGFSQGAVIAGDLAAQIGANRGPVPADLVLGVMLIADGRRDIGPGQATEVGAAPPGVGAEVALKGLNVPGITMTGPRAGFGAVADRTFTVCAPGDLICDAPRQALTPVNLIPSVLSLVRAAGNPVHAMYNTFVVDDKGTTTTQWTTLWAEGIISDAPHPAHS
- a CDS encoding DUF732 domain-containing protein, with amino-acid sequence MLRIRGKATAACAALALVPVFYLTACGHNDSTASSTPTLKTSTTTAAPSSTSAVAEQPSAQQQPPAPAPTTTSAVAERPQPAQPTTDAPLAGKDQAFLDELNKRGVHPSSPDIALTTAQYICQSKAAGASDSELTTYVNAMAGADPSFDQQKMPVEQAGKIYIDVAGATYCDK
- a CDS encoding alpha/beta hydrolase-fold protein, giving the protein MFRGVRRGAVLAAAALLPLTAGVVAVPAAAQQAAIPAPAAVVQQAIWLSDRRVALWINSPSMGAPVQVQLLLARDWNTHPEARFPVMYLLDGLRATDDENGWTKQAGAQDFFADKNVTVVLPVGGESSFYSDWLEPDNGHNYKWETFLTRELPPLLEGQWRATDVRGLEGISMGGTAAMFLAGRNPGFARFASAYSGYLTTTTLGMPQAITYAMRDAGGFDANSMWGPPTSDEWAAHDPYNLAEKLKGTSLYISAGSGTTGTFDSPSDIPLVSTNYTGMGLEILSRLTSQNFITKLGQLQIPVTVEYRQSGTHSWPYWDFEMRQSWPQAAAALGVDSDRSDCGVGGDIAAVAQSTGWLGDCVTGEYPVTGGVAQDFHGGRVIWSPLGGAHPVGGMIGGSYEGAVGPGGPLGLPVGDEVPLPDGVGRMQEFRGGTVYWSPRTGAQAVRGAILDAWGREGYERGPAGYPTGPEARTPSRDGVVQGFENGPIFAGEKSGAHRVQGLVLGKYAQLGFEGGPLGFPTAGEEPLKDAGRFSRFEGGNIYWSPLSGAWAVRNGPIMEAWGQQGFENGRLGFPISDEFAIPGGIQQNFQTGFVVVHDGRAEVHGV
- a CDS encoding alpha/beta hydrolase family protein, yielding MRFGRSAAPAADSALATESLRSRRREARSGWRTRLLAVGAATVAVPLAAAAATPAVALASPVVNSVHRTPAGGYDELMVPSVMGPVKVQVQWAKNGGSSALLLLDGLRARDDKNAWSFETNAQDQFANDDVTLVMPVGGQSSWYADWASPSNTNGQKFTYKWETFLTQELPGYLANNYGVSQKNWAVAGLSMSGPAALRLAGFHRDQFKYAASFSGPLNWNAPGMREAIRAMMLDAGRFNCDALAVPWSPQWLKMDPMVFAPQLRGLPMYISASSGLPGQYDHPNSAVGVFNTGTAMGIEAISMVSTRAFQARLNSLHIPATYDFPAVGTHSWLYWQDELGKSRPGILAALGASAG
- a CDS encoding alpha/beta hydrolase family protein; translated protein: MRVRWIRERVAAEGERERRPGGGNGGRVRRLVRGLAGFALAVALPAVLAIGGAPVTKAAFNQDGFDFWVDSGMGQIKSRIFRAADGNTSRVLYALDGLRARDDLSGWEIDTDVPRLVSQYNINIVMPVGGQSSFYTDWAAASNTNGQAKAYTWETFLTQDLPGALRDRLGFSPVGNAIMGLSMGGSAAMTMAAYHPEQFKYAAAYSGYLNLSGIGMREALRLAMLDAGGYNIDAMWGFPWDPRWTRNDPTHEVNLLRANGTRLWVSSGNGIPGPRDQINQPMDAFHLVNAQVLEAIALGNTRAFQASWDGSGPGNATFDYTAVGVHSWHYWTDEVVKMLPDLSEHL
- a CDS encoding alpha/beta hydrolase family protein codes for the protein MRGVTVFRARHSSPGRRAARLTRAVLGLALAALLPMSLAVGGAGTASAAFDPSAMDFWVDSPVMGPIKSRIFRAADGNTSRVVYALDGMRARDDLNGWEIETNVAAQLTAANINVVMPVGGQSSFYADWNAASSFLGLPPVSGSSGSASGSSSGSGGLQVLAGGPGKSYRYDWESFITRDLRNALRDRLGFSTSRNGVFGLSMGGSAAVTLAAYHPEQFSYAGSYSGYLNVSAPGMREALRAAMIDAGGYNIDSMAPPWGPQWLRMDPFVFAPRLKTNNTRLWISAGSGLPGVADGANFATVNAMGLEGLALANTRAFQVRMVTLGADNVTYDFPNIGVHNWRYWESEVNRMLPDLSANIG
- the zomB gene encoding flagellar motor control protein ZomB → MVVEGQENEGGPAAGAAGPATRAQRRSALVSRTVFVGGVVLTAVLFALGAWQRRWIADDGLIVLRTVRNLLAGYGPVFNEGERVETNTSAAWTYVIWFFAWITHARLEYVSLAVALSLSVLAIVLAMLGAARLWGRPWTTPQRAGTPVLLLPAGAAVYIAVPPARDYATSGLENCLVICWLGLLWWLLIRWSRTERASTGLMLTIAFVAGLSWLIRPEMIIVGGLAGLLIFLAPMPASRLKPIVLRCAILVAGCLVPGLYQIFRMGYYGLPYPNTAVAKEAGGAKWGQGFTYLWDLTGPYLLWLPVLLLLVAAVLSRRPARVRPAAGTAAESARPTGLGPRAARMWQRRDRLRTPAVVVALVLVAGLALVVFELRVGGDFMHGRMLLPQLFCLLLPVAVLPVRVPVRRSAAPAESDGRPAAKPAGRAATWLAAGTAVVWLAVVGWSVFVTDSTGNNSGANISSTGIVDERIYYVLNSSHQHPVLAEDYLDYPRMRAMVQDIAATPDGGLLLSSPSYMMWYVAPPPLPIPDGGAGHTVYFLNLGMTSMNVPLDVRVIDQEGLAYPLAAHTDRLSDGRIGHDKNLYSDWVIVDAGAVGQHPWMPWFLDEKWVKQARTALTCPDTQALLASSRGPLTASRFRHNVEQALHFAKYRIDRVPKYEIQRCGLVDPTTPVAPN